The Thalassotalea psychrophila genome window below encodes:
- a CDS encoding DUF1254 domain-containing protein, with product MNTFSKKLTVIALATMTFIGTVNAAEPTYAAKVPNSIITPNTVDSKYLGQLNYTDGAPTATTHEKARDFVDTADAVRVFLSGIPVASIQGLLAGHVSIGMEPNRTIGISEGLLNAKSIWLTANTTTPYVSGEVDVKNGPVVLEVGTPILGLIDNAAFKFTSRVGVTHPEDQGKGGKYFIYHSSYKGELPEGYIHVETNGYRHWLLFRIITSPKTMKADIQKMKDTMKLYPYDSESRTNFVDFSSVQYNTVHAMDETFFDEINALIQHEPSEVFDPEWLSLAKRLGIEKGKEFNPDERMKGILKEASKIATAEARSTYFHPSEAVTTYDDRKWFTPLINGHLFVDNDHGVINADDRAMFHFMATGITPDMVTKTPGQGSDYRLATRDVNSTLLDGNKHYTVTLPANIPVSKFWSFMVYDNQTRSMLETDQVGAGIDGLSKAVKKNNDGTVTIHFAPKAPKGAEGNWVQTRENKGYNVIFRVYGPTETWLDGSWKPGDFIPVK from the coding sequence ATGAATACTTTTAGTAAAAAACTTACTGTTATTGCTTTGGCAACCATGACTTTCATCGGAACTGTAAATGCAGCAGAGCCGACTTATGCTGCTAAAGTACCTAATTCAATTATCACCCCTAACACTGTTGATTCTAAATATTTAGGGCAATTAAATTACACTGACGGCGCACCAACTGCTACAACTCATGAAAAAGCGAGAGACTTTGTCGATACGGCTGATGCAGTTCGAGTATTTCTATCCGGTATTCCAGTTGCTTCTATTCAAGGATTATTAGCCGGTCACGTTAGTATTGGTATGGAGCCTAATCGTACTATTGGTATTTCTGAAGGACTTCTTAACGCAAAGAGTATTTGGCTAACGGCAAATACAACTACACCTTATGTTTCAGGGGAAGTAGATGTTAAAAATGGACCTGTGGTACTTGAAGTCGGAACGCCTATTTTAGGTTTAATTGATAATGCAGCTTTTAAATTTACATCTCGTGTCGGGGTAACTCATCCTGAAGATCAAGGTAAGGGGGGTAAATATTTTATCTACCATAGCTCTTATAAAGGAGAGTTACCTGAAGGCTACATTCATGTTGAAACAAATGGTTATCGCCATTGGTTACTTTTCCGTATCATCACCTCACCTAAGACCATGAAGGCTGATATACAAAAGATGAAAGATACGATGAAGCTTTACCCTTATGATAGTGAAAGTCGTACTAATTTTGTAGATTTTAGCAGTGTTCAATACAACACAGTTCATGCTATGGATGAAACTTTCTTCGATGAAATAAATGCTCTTATCCAGCATGAACCATCAGAAGTATTTGATCCAGAATGGTTGTCACTTGCCAAGCGTTTAGGTATTGAAAAAGGTAAAGAGTTCAATCCTGATGAACGCATGAAAGGTATCCTAAAAGAAGCCTCAAAAATTGCTACTGCCGAAGCTAGAAGTACTTACTTCCATCCATCAGAAGCCGTTACGACTTATGACGATCGCAAATGGTTTACGCCACTAATTAATGGGCACTTGTTCGTAGATAATGACCATGGTGTGATAAATGCGGATGACCGTGCAATGTTCCACTTTATGGCAACAGGTATCACACCAGACATGGTGACTAAAACACCTGGTCAAGGCTCTGATTACCGCCTAGCTACTCGTGATGTTAATAGCACACTATTAGATGGAAATAAGCATTATACGGTTACATTACCCGCGAACATTCCTGTGAGTAAGTTCTGGTCCTTCATGGTTTATGACAACCAAACACGTTCTATGCTTGAAACCGATCAAGTAGGAGCAGGTATTGACGGTCTTAGTAAAGCTGTGAAAAAGAATAATGATGGTACTGTCACTATTCACTTCGCACCAAAAGCACCAAAAGGTGCTGAAGGTAACTGGGTACAAACTAGAGAAAATAAAGGTTATAACGTTATTTTCCGTGTATATGGTCCAACTGAAACTTGGTTAGACGGATCTTGGAAACCAGGTGATTTTATTCCGGTTAAATAG
- a CDS encoding DUF1254 domain-containing protein, producing MNKLVLATAISASLFTFSAMAGTTVSTSQEFFADDGTVVTTDNYATFETSRQLIKNQELAGINKLLHKRQLTPTDNQPVVRMNRDTYYSMAVVDVSKGAYISMPEIPEGKYMSVQPVTEDHRIQAMMYGAGTFNLTTHTGTHMYLIIRLDSTFTEAEAKEYQDQMMIKAKSNNKFTSVQVNEASFTKTENALKAQTPTIMKRDGADATYGMFTDPRDSSKEMFTKEKYSVGAALGWGGAQLADNIYEISGNYPMEQCHQATFADPENNAFWSFTVYDKKGFMFNDVAHVSSNTAKPNKDGTFTLSFGCGSDAPNNIDTENDSGVFNLAVRHYIPSDKVKNDGYRLLNYVEAK from the coding sequence ATGAACAAATTAGTTTTAGCAACAGCCATTAGCGCTAGCCTTTTCACATTTTCAGCAATGGCTGGAACTACAGTATCAACTTCACAAGAGTTTTTTGCAGACGATGGAACCGTTGTAACTACAGATAACTATGCAACATTTGAAACATCTCGACAATTAATTAAAAACCAAGAGCTTGCTGGGATAAATAAGCTTTTGCATAAACGCCAATTAACACCAACAGATAATCAACCTGTTGTACGTATGAATCGCGATACTTATTATTCTATGGCGGTAGTTGATGTATCTAAAGGTGCTTATATCAGCATGCCTGAGATCCCTGAAGGTAAATATATGTCTGTACAGCCTGTGACTGAAGATCACCGTATTCAAGCGATGATGTATGGCGCTGGTACCTTTAATTTAACCACGCATACTGGTACTCATATGTACTTAATCATTCGTTTAGATTCAACGTTTACAGAAGCTGAAGCTAAAGAATATCAAGATCAAATGATGATTAAAGCTAAGTCAAATAATAAGTTTACATCTGTTCAAGTAAATGAAGCATCGTTTACTAAAACTGAAAATGCCTTAAAAGCACAAACTCCAACTATTATGAAACGAGATGGTGCAGATGCAACTTATGGTATGTTTACCGATCCTCGTGATTCATCAAAAGAAATGTTTACTAAAGAAAAATATTCTGTTGGTGCAGCTCTAGGCTGGGGTGGTGCTCAGCTTGCTGATAACATTTATGAAATCTCAGGAAACTATCCAATGGAACAGTGTCATCAAGCGACGTTTGCAGATCCAGAAAACAACGCATTTTGGTCATTTACTGTTTATGACAAAAAAGGTTTTATGTTTAATGATGTTGCACACGTAAGTTCAAATACAGCGAAACCTAATAAAGATGGCACGTTCACTCTTAGCTTTGGTTGTGGCAGCGATGCACCAAACAACATTGATACTGAAAATGACTCAGGGGTATTTAACCTTGCAGTACGTCACTATATTCCATCTGATAAAGTTAAAAATGATGGTTACCGTTTATTAAACTACGTAGAAGCTAAGTAA
- a CDS encoding helix-turn-helix transcriptional regulator: MQTANELAVSESYFRKIFNDAMGQTVHQFTLNTRLNRARELLIHSSFSISQLAEVLGFSSQSHLTTQFSKLYRVSPAQFRKKIKY; this comes from the coding sequence ATCCAAACTGCCAATGAGCTAGCGGTAAGCGAGTCATATTTTCGAAAAATATTTAATGATGCAATGGGCCAGACTGTTCATCAATTTACTTTAAACACGCGCTTAAATAGAGCGAGAGAGCTGCTAATTCATAGCAGTTTTAGCATAAGCCAGCTCGCTGAAGTTCTTGGTTTTAGCAGCCAAAGTCACCTTACTACACAGTTCAGCAAGCTTTATCGAGTCTCTCCGGCACAATTTCGTAAAAAAATTAAATATTAA
- a CDS encoding DUF1254 domain-containing protein, with protein sequence MAKFSKKATALAITTVLVTTFLLPTSSMAKEQPTKGFNETIPTEIMTPNSVETSIGELKFYDGIPTDETLQKVYDNLDFIRGVDVFLNFIPATSVEGIRLGMKSVGVDDSNEVLVFDNLMDSTPLFLTGNTDTVYAAAMLDLERDGVTVVEIPAGAGPGTVNDAFFRFVVDMGAPGPDAKKGGTYIILPPDYKGDLKPTLNGMQHRGKDTRATVMVGDKETKVWIAQSTSYNNWLILRGFLKDGKPEHASNMWRTGLKIYPLKDAKNPKEMKFTNGSGKFFNTVHANDYKFYEELWHVLEKEPVSFLDPELRGQAAAIGLQKGKPFKPDARMKAILQDAVAVGNATARSIAFKTRDESAYFFEGKQWFTGFIGRDYQWLKDGGEGGRNMDARTLFFYIATVNTPAMALQIPGIGSNYAMTTGDNNGEILFGEKTYQVTLPADAPAKDFWSMVAYDPQTRSELQVPGGSKYPSKNNKRDDLVYNEDGSVTLYFGPQLPKGKPQENFTETTPGKAWFAMLRLYGPLQPWFDKTWAPSDFTIVK encoded by the coding sequence ATGGCTAAATTTTCTAAAAAAGCAACTGCGCTAGCTATCACGACTGTTTTAGTTACAACATTTCTTTTACCAACTTCATCAATGGCAAAAGAACAACCTACAAAAGGGTTTAATGAAACAATACCGACTGAAATAATGACACCTAATTCGGTAGAAACGAGCATCGGTGAATTAAAATTTTACGATGGTATTCCTACCGATGAAACCTTACAAAAAGTATATGACAACTTAGACTTTATTCGAGGGGTTGATGTCTTTTTAAACTTTATTCCAGCAACATCTGTTGAAGGCATCCGTTTAGGAATGAAGAGTGTAGGTGTTGACGATTCTAATGAAGTATTAGTTTTTGATAACTTAATGGATTCTACTCCATTATTTTTAACAGGTAATACTGATACTGTTTATGCTGCAGCCATGCTTGATCTAGAAAGAGATGGCGTTACCGTCGTAGAAATCCCAGCAGGAGCTGGCCCTGGTACGGTCAACGATGCGTTTTTCCGTTTTGTTGTTGATATGGGCGCGCCAGGACCTGATGCAAAAAAAGGTGGTACTTATATTATTTTACCACCCGATTACAAGGGCGACTTAAAACCAACATTAAATGGCATGCAACACCGAGGTAAAGATACCCGTGCAACTGTGATGGTTGGTGATAAAGAAACTAAAGTCTGGATAGCACAATCAACCAGTTACAATAACTGGCTAATTTTACGTGGCTTCTTAAAAGACGGCAAGCCTGAACATGCATCCAATATGTGGCGTACCGGTTTAAAAATATACCCACTTAAAGATGCTAAAAATCCAAAAGAAATGAAATTTACCAATGGCTCTGGCAAATTCTTTAATACCGTTCATGCGAACGATTATAAGTTTTATGAAGAGCTCTGGCATGTACTAGAAAAAGAACCGGTTTCATTTTTAGATCCTGAATTACGTGGTCAAGCAGCCGCTATTGGTTTACAAAAAGGCAAGCCATTTAAGCCTGACGCTAGAATGAAAGCAATTTTACAAGATGCAGTAGCTGTAGGTAATGCAACGGCACGCAGCATAGCTTTTAAGACACGTGATGAATCAGCTTATTTCTTTGAGGGCAAGCAATGGTTTACTGGTTTTATTGGCCGTGATTACCAATGGTTAAAAGATGGCGGTGAGGGCGGCCGTAATATGGATGCTCGTACGTTATTCTTCTACATTGCCACCGTAAATACACCTGCAATGGCATTACAAATACCTGGTATTGGCTCTAATTATGCGATGACAACCGGTGATAACAATGGTGAGATTCTATTTGGTGAAAAAACCTATCAAGTGACACTGCCGGCTGATGCACCAGCAAAAGACTTTTGGTCAATGGTGGCTTACGATCCCCAAACACGTTCGGAATTGCAAGTGCCTGGTGGTTCAAAGTACCCAAGTAAAAATAATAAGCGAGATGATTTAGTTTATAACGAAGATGGCTCGGTAACTTTATATTTTGGCCCGCAACTACCAAAGGGGAAACCGCAAGAGAATTTCACTGAGACAACTCCAGGTAAAGCATGGTTTGCCATGTTACGTTTATATGGACCATTACAACCATGGTTTGATAAAACATGGGCGCCTAGTGATTTTACAATTGTAAAATAA
- a CDS encoding saccharopine dehydrogenase NADP-binding domain-containing protein: MNIILLGATGTTGQLVLEQLTKKNIKPILVGRSKEKLTVLSSQYDNLPIHIADAQNFDDLADIVNEGDLLISTVGPFNELGRIPVKVAIEKGAHYIDSNGEPTFITHVYNEYKDQLKNSNSLIMTSSGFDYVPGQFLGAKLANELDENVSTISIFYSNQQGGFANLTTGTISSLFGALTEKGVFYNDNKHYEHFLGAKSHTIKTNGKIVKGISVAGTEGYELPTLYPHLSNVNVYLGWFGKFGAMITGFNKLQHKLLKNQTYLKFTKKVLSAIKVPQRTCPKITAKDEDPSLVIAQAYDKDGKLIQEYNLTGHNMYYYTGEIMAWMASKIKAGEINEYGVIGPVRAFGIDELEKAHADIGFYINK, encoded by the coding sequence ATGAACATTATTTTACTAGGTGCAACTGGCACAACAGGACAGCTTGTATTAGAGCAGTTAACAAAAAAAAATATAAAGCCGATACTCGTTGGTCGAAGTAAGGAAAAACTCACTGTACTTTCGAGTCAGTATGATAATTTACCTATTCATATCGCTGACGCACAAAATTTTGATGATTTAGCTGATATTGTAAATGAGGGGGATCTGCTTATTTCTACGGTTGGACCTTTTAATGAGTTAGGAAGAATACCTGTGAAAGTTGCCATTGAAAAGGGCGCTCATTATATTGATTCTAACGGTGAACCAACTTTTATTACTCATGTTTATAATGAGTATAAAGATCAACTAAAAAATAGTAACTCTTTGATTATGACAAGTAGTGGGTTTGATTACGTACCTGGTCAGTTTCTTGGTGCTAAGTTGGCCAATGAACTTGATGAAAATGTGTCAACAATCAGTATTTTCTATAGTAATCAACAAGGTGGGTTTGCGAATCTGACAACAGGCACGATTTCATCTTTATTCGGTGCCCTTACAGAAAAAGGGGTGTTTTATAACGATAACAAGCATTACGAACACTTTTTAGGTGCAAAATCGCATACCATAAAGACTAATGGGAAAATAGTTAAAGGCATCTCTGTAGCTGGTACAGAAGGCTATGAATTACCGACTCTTTATCCGCATTTATCTAATGTTAATGTTTATCTTGGTTGGTTTGGTAAATTTGGCGCTATGATCACTGGCTTCAATAAACTCCAACATAAGCTATTGAAAAACCAAACTTATTTGAAGTTTACAAAGAAAGTGCTATCTGCCATTAAAGTGCCGCAAAGAACATGCCCTAAAATTACCGCAAAGGATGAGGATCCTTCTCTCGTTATCGCCCAAGCTTATGATAAAGATGGAAAGTTAATACAAGAATACAATCTTACAGGCCATAATATGTATTACTACACCGGTGAAATCATGGCTTGGATGGCGAGTAAAATAAAAGCAGGCGAAATCAATGAGTATGGGGTTATCGGACCGGTAAGAGCTTTCGGCATTGATGAATTAGAAAAAGCTCATGCAGACATTGGCTTTTACATAAACAAATAG
- a CDS encoding glutathione S-transferase family protein, whose amino-acid sequence MKLYENTQAPNARRVRMFLAEKGIELESIQVDIIKGENLQADFLSKNPRGLLPVLELEDGTCIDETMAICRYFEDIQPENPLFGHDAKSKALIESKNRQIEFDGLLPLADILRNSAPNFANRAIAGRENVQAISELIPRGKSSFLEFLNRLEQLLTQNEYIAGEYFSVADITAFCVIDFASWVKIEIPATHCNTITWYNKVVTRASALA is encoded by the coding sequence ATGAAATTATATGAAAATACCCAAGCACCTAATGCCAGACGAGTAAGAATGTTCTTAGCCGAAAAAGGCATTGAACTTGAATCCATACAAGTTGATATTATCAAGGGTGAAAATCTACAAGCTGACTTTTTAAGTAAAAATCCACGTGGTTTGTTACCTGTTCTTGAACTAGAAGATGGCACATGTATTGATGAAACTATGGCTATTTGTCGTTACTTTGAAGACATCCAACCAGAAAATCCATTATTTGGCCATGATGCAAAAAGCAAAGCATTAATTGAGTCCAAAAACCGTCAAATAGAATTTGATGGTTTATTACCATTAGCAGATATTTTAAGAAATTCAGCACCAAACTTTGCCAACAGAGCAATTGCCGGCAGAGAAAATGTGCAAGCGATAAGTGAATTAATCCCTAGAGGTAAATCAAGCTTTCTAGAGTTTTTAAATCGCTTAGAGCAACTTTTAACACAAAACGAATACATTGCAGGAGAATACTTCTCTGTTGCCGATATTACCGCATTTTGTGTTATTGATTTTGCCAGTTGGGTAAAAATAGAAATACCAGCAACACATTGCAATACCATCACTTGGTACAACAAAGTAGTAACAAGAGCATCAGCCTTAGCCTAA
- a CDS encoding SDR family NAD(P)-dependent oxidoreductase → MFNQKFSQKRAFVTGAASGLGLEICHQLAKHNWRLAIADINSERLSETKTELESLGAKEVIAIELNVTDVEAIFSAAEQIEQNWQGIDLLFNNAGIAGAGKIEEIEGNDWERVIDIDLWSVIYGCRAFIPMMKKQNSGHIINTASSAGTLAAAEMANYNVAKAGVVSLSETLKVELSPNNIGVTVLCPTVFKTNLGESITGKTAFERNLQQQLKESKITSADIVRKTFSAIKSNKLYVMPQSDATWGWRIKRLMPETYAKLMSYMYKNRIWIYKHLD, encoded by the coding sequence ATGTTTAATCAAAAATTTTCACAAAAGCGAGCATTTGTTACTGGCGCGGCCAGTGGTTTAGGTTTAGAAATATGCCATCAACTTGCTAAACACAACTGGCGCTTAGCAATTGCAGATATTAACAGCGAACGCTTATCAGAGACAAAAACAGAGCTCGAAAGCCTTGGTGCGAAAGAAGTAATCGCCATAGAATTGAATGTTACCGATGTAGAAGCAATATTTTCTGCCGCTGAACAAATAGAGCAAAACTGGCAGGGTATTGATTTATTATTTAACAATGCAGGTATAGCCGGCGCAGGAAAAATAGAAGAAATTGAAGGTAATGATTGGGAACGAGTTATCGACATAGATTTATGGAGTGTGATCTACGGTTGCCGTGCTTTCATACCGATGATGAAAAAACAAAACTCCGGTCATATTATCAATACAGCCTCAAGTGCTGGTACTTTGGCCGCTGCAGAAATGGCCAACTATAACGTTGCTAAAGCAGGTGTTGTATCTCTTTCAGAAACCCTAAAAGTAGAGTTATCACCAAATAATATTGGTGTCACAGTACTTTGCCCTACCGTATTTAAAACCAACTTAGGCGAATCGATTACAGGTAAAACAGCGTTCGAACGTAACTTACAGCAACAACTTAAAGAGTCAAAAATTACCAGCGCCGATATTGTCCGTAAAACATTTTCAGCAATTAAGTCAAATAAACTGTATGTAATGCCACAAAGCGACGCAACCTGGGGCTGGCGCATAAAACGTCTAATGCCAGAAACCTACGCAAAATTAATGTCCTACATGTATAAAAACCGCATTTGGATCTACAAACACTTAGACTAA
- a CDS encoding TonB-dependent receptor translates to MKVTNTTRMNKSKLALAIGASMMLSGHVMAQGAASSDSGKLEVIQVTATKRTESIQDVPMSITAINGDKIEKAGIDDLSEMSGYIPNLTISEGAINTNIYMRGVGSGINRAFEQSVGMFVDGIYMGRGKQFRGGFLDLERAEVLRGPQGVLFGKNTIAGTINTTTAKAEAGGDFEGKVTVDIEPEYGTQGLTAVLATGLTDEFGVRLAVKTSETDGYMENTYTNRDEMSSEEDIMRLSAHWAPSANLDVHMKVEHSEFSTKGTTAQITGLAPLGGLANFVAGMVAPALDDQFNADKDDYKTSTDQVLNPEMREVETDNVAINIDYSLGDGTLTFVTGYSAYDSELLQDVDFMPVTFINTNDVEDFSQVSQEIRYATSGNNKFDYITGIYYQENELDFDFYSHVDTTQINPALMAAFAGVPAQAINPAFPEGLSLVDVGITPNGFTRTTNFKQETDSLSAFFQGTYNFTDDFRIIAGGRYTEETKDVVRRSMNATLDSSFYSSAQNITPPASAYPSPELNGFVTATLLGVAVTDPEGGGSRDENQFIPSVKFQYDVNDNFMVYGGAEQGFKSGGFNANADATDENNEFEEEKALGLEIGFKSDLLDGRARLNMAVFHTNFEDLQVTTWNGFAFEVGNAAESVSQGIEVDGSFLLTDNLTLSGSFSYLDSYYEDYANGPCSAEVQATGMEICDLTDETTPFAPELSSSLFLDYITEIGTNMELFLQLNVNYMDDVFLDTDLDPNVMQEAHTKVNARIALASIEETWELALIGKNLTDETTFSAGLDVPLVAGGYMGYTDAPRTVSVQGTYRF, encoded by the coding sequence ATGAAAGTAACAAACACAACACGAATGAACAAAAGTAAATTGGCCTTAGCAATTGGTGCATCAATGATGTTATCAGGTCATGTAATGGCGCAAGGGGCTGCAAGCTCAGATAGTGGTAAACTTGAAGTTATTCAAGTTACGGCAACCAAGCGTACTGAAAGTATTCAAGACGTACCTATGTCTATCACTGCGATTAACGGTGATAAAATTGAAAAAGCCGGTATTGATGATTTATCAGAAATGTCAGGTTACATCCCTAACCTAACGATTTCTGAAGGTGCAATTAACACTAACATCTATATGCGTGGTGTTGGCTCTGGTATTAACCGTGCGTTTGAGCAATCTGTTGGTATGTTTGTTGATGGCATATATATGGGCCGTGGTAAACAGTTCCGAGGCGGCTTTTTAGATCTTGAACGTGCTGAAGTATTACGTGGTCCACAAGGCGTACTTTTTGGTAAAAATACAATTGCCGGTACTATAAACACGACTACCGCTAAAGCTGAAGCTGGTGGTGATTTTGAAGGTAAAGTTACTGTAGATATAGAGCCAGAATACGGTACACAAGGCTTAACGGCTGTATTAGCAACAGGTCTTACAGACGAATTTGGTGTTCGTTTAGCAGTTAAAACATCAGAAACTGATGGCTATATGGAGAATACCTACACCAACCGTGACGAAATGTCTTCAGAAGAAGACATCATGCGTTTATCTGCACATTGGGCACCTTCTGCTAATTTAGATGTGCACATGAAAGTAGAGCATTCTGAATTTTCTACCAAAGGTACTACTGCACAAATAACTGGTTTAGCACCATTAGGTGGTTTAGCTAATTTTGTTGCTGGTATGGTAGCTCCTGCACTGGACGATCAATTCAATGCAGACAAAGACGACTACAAAACCTCAACCGATCAAGTACTAAACCCTGAAATGCGTGAAGTTGAAACAGACAATGTTGCAATAAATATCGACTATTCGTTAGGTGATGGTACGTTAACATTTGTTACTGGTTACTCTGCATATGACTCTGAATTATTGCAAGATGTTGACTTCATGCCGGTAACATTTATCAATACCAATGATGTTGAAGATTTTTCACAAGTATCTCAAGAAATTCGTTACGCAACGTCAGGTAATAATAAGTTTGATTACATTACTGGTATTTATTATCAAGAAAATGAATTAGATTTTGACTTCTATTCTCATGTTGATACCACTCAAATTAACCCTGCATTAATGGCGGCTTTTGCTGGTGTTCCGGCACAAGCAATTAACCCTGCTTTTCCTGAAGGATTATCGTTAGTTGATGTTGGTATTACACCAAACGGTTTTACTCGTACAACAAACTTTAAACAAGAAACAGATTCTTTATCTGCATTTTTCCAAGGTACTTACAACTTTACCGATGACTTTAGAATTATTGCCGGTGGTCGTTATACAGAAGAAACCAAAGACGTTGTACGTCGTAGTATGAATGCAACTTTAGATTCATCATTTTACAGTAGTGCACAAAACATTACTCCACCAGCAAGCGCATACCCTTCTCCAGAGCTTAACGGTTTTGTTACTGCGACTTTACTAGGTGTAGCTGTAACAGATCCTGAAGGTGGTGGTAGCCGTGATGAAAATCAGTTCATTCCATCTGTTAAGTTCCAATACGATGTAAATGATAACTTCATGGTTTACGGTGGTGCTGAACAAGGCTTTAAATCTGGTGGCTTTAACGCTAATGCCGATGCAACTGATGAAAACAACGAGTTTGAAGAAGAGAAAGCTCTTGGTTTAGAAATTGGTTTCAAGTCAGATTTACTTGATGGCCGTGCTCGTTTAAACATGGCAGTATTCCATACAAACTTTGAAGACTTACAAGTAACAACATGGAACGGTTTTGCCTTTGAAGTTGGTAATGCTGCAGAGTCTGTGTCACAAGGTATTGAAGTTGATGGTTCATTCTTATTAACAGATAACTTAACGCTGAGTGGTTCATTCTCGTACTTAGATTCATATTACGAAGATTACGCTAATGGTCCTTGTTCTGCTGAAGTTCAAGCTACAGGCATGGAAATTTGTGATTTAACGGATGAAACAACACCATTTGCTCCTGAATTGTCATCATCATTATTCCTTGATTACATCACAGAAATTGGCACTAACATGGAGTTATTTCTACAGTTAAATGTTAACTACATGGATGACGTATTCCTAGACACAGATTTAGATCCAAATGTAATGCAAGAAGCGCACACAAAAGTAAACGCTCGCATTGCCTTAGCATCTATTGAAGAAACTTGGGAATTAGCACTAATTGGTAAAAACTTAACTGATGAAACTACGTTTTCAGCCGGTCTTGATGTACCTCTAGTTGCTGGTGGTTACATGGGTTATACCGATGCTCCTCGTACAGTATCAGTACAGGGTACTTACCGTTTCTAG
- a CDS encoding thiolase C-terminal domain-containing protein produces the protein MTRTVVICGVGMVPFKKPGKSDGYEIMGRDAAFAALQDSTLTYNDIDQAFASYVYGDSCAGQAALYGVGITGIPITNVNNNCASGSTAFSLAAQAIKYGISECVMALGFEQMTPGAIEMAFPDRTSPLQRHTDALADLVGATAEERQMPPAVMMFGCQAEIVMNEYGISEEAMAQIAIKSRVHAEHNPNAIYRTPLTTAEILEKPPIYRGLRKLFACPPSCGAASVIVCSEEFAKKHNLDIKVVLKGSGNCSDKADYFTSHPLDITFRALSKQAADLAYADAGVGPEDIDVIELHDCFTSNEILTYSALGLCQDADIEKFIMDGQNTYGGKYVVGPSGGLLAKGHPLGATGLAQITELVQQLRGQSGNRQVDGARIALQHNGGLGSAGFVNIFERL, from the coding sequence ATGACTAGAACAGTAGTAATTTGTGGTGTTGGCATGGTGCCATTTAAAAAACCAGGAAAAAGTGACGGTTATGAAATTATGGGCCGTGATGCAGCATTTGCAGCATTACAAGACTCAACTTTAACCTACAACGATATTGACCAAGCATTTGCATCATATGTTTATGGCGACAGCTGTGCAGGACAAGCGGCTTTATATGGCGTAGGCATCACCGGGATTCCAATTACCAACGTAAATAATAACTGTGCCAGTGGCTCAACTGCCTTCTCTCTTGCCGCACAAGCAATTAAATACGGCATAAGTGAATGTGTAATGGCACTTGGTTTTGAGCAAATGACTCCTGGTGCTATCGAAATGGCTTTCCCAGATAGAACCAGCCCTTTGCAACGACATACTGATGCATTAGCAGATTTGGTTGGTGCAACTGCAGAAGAGCGTCAAATGCCACCAGCGGTAATGATGTTTGGTTGCCAAGCTGAAATTGTGATGAACGAGTACGGTATTAGCGAAGAAGCGATGGCGCAAATTGCCATTAAATCTCGTGTACACGCAGAGCACAACCCTAATGCAATTTATCGAACACCACTTACTACGGCTGAGATTTTAGAAAAACCACCAATTTATCGTGGTTTACGCAAGCTGTTTGCTTGTCCACCAAGTTGTGGCGCAGCTTCAGTAATTGTATGTAGTGAAGAGTTCGCTAAAAAGCACAATTTAGACATTAAAGTGGTATTAAAAGGCAGTGGAAACTGCAGTGATAAAGCTGATTACTTTACCTCGCACCCATTAGATATCACTTTTAGAGCATTAAGCAAACAAGCTGCAGATTTAGCTTACGCTGATGCAGGTGTAGGTCCTGAAGATATCGATGTTATCGAACTTCATGACTGTTTCACCAGTAACGAAATTCTTACCTATTCAGCGCTTGGTTTGTGCCAAGACGCTGACATAGAGAAGTTTATCATGGACGGTCAAAACACCTATGGCGGCAAATATGTTGTTGGTCCATCGGGTGGTTTATTAGCAAAAGGACATCCATTAGGCGCAACAGGTCTAGCCCAAATAACCGAGTTGGTACAACAACTTCGCGGTCAATCGGGTAACAGACAAGTTGATGGTGCTCGTATCGCTTTACAGCATAACGGCGGTTTAGGTAGTGCAGGATTCGTGAATATTTTCGAACGCCTGTAA